One Candidatus Thioglobus autotrophicus genomic window, TTATTCACAACGCTAACAACATTTGTTGCCTTTGGCTCTTTTTTAGTTAGTGGTATTAAGCCTGTTATAGACTTTGGCTGGATGATGTCTATTGGAGTTGCTATTGCTTTAGCAATATCATTTTTGATGTTTCCATTATTAATGAGTCTAATGCCAAAAGCAAAAATCAAGACACATAAAACTAAAATTGGCGCCACAAACTCACTGGCTAAGTTCACTGAACATTTTGGCAGCCATTTAATTATCTTTCTAATTGTTATTATGGGCATCTCTGGCCTTGGTATTAGCAAGCTAACAGTAGAGAATCGTTTTATTGATTACTTTAAAGAAAGCACTGAAATTAACCAAGGGCTCACATTGATTGATGAAAAGCTTGGTGGCACCATTCCATTGGAAATTATTTTTGATGACTTAGCAGAAGACTACTGGTTTGATGAAGATCTTAGAGCAGAAATTCATGAAATTCATACTTATCTTGATTCATTAGATGAAACTGGAAAAGTATTGTCTATTGATACTTTAATGCAAGTCTTAACGCAAGCTAATGATGGTGACAAGCTTAATGGATTTTTCTTAAATATTGTAAGAGGACAAATACCTGAAAGCGCTAAAAAACATGTACTTTACCCATACATATCTGAAGATAATGGTCAATTGCGTATAGTTATTAGAGTTTTGGAAACTAATAAAAATCTCAATCGCAATGATCTTATTAATAAAATTCAACACCATATAGCTAATAATCTAGGTTTTAAAGAGGATAGTTTTCATCTAACTGGCATGCTTGTTCTATATAACAACATGCTTCAAAGTTTATTTGACTCTCAAATTAAAACCATTGCCATGGTTTTTGCAATGATCTTCTTAATGTTTTGGTTTATATTTAAATCATTTAGTTTATCCATTATAGCAATTATTCCAAATATTATCCCATCGACACTAATTTTGGGCGTCATGGGATTATTCAACATACCGCTAGATTTAATGACCATTACCATTGCCGCAATTGCAATTGGAATCGGTGTTGATGATGCTATTCATTATGTCTATCGTTTTAAAGTAGAATTTAAAAAAGATGGTAATTATCTAGCAACCATGTATCGTGCACACAATAGTGTGGGTTTAGCAATGTTCTATACTTCGTTGACAATTACATTGGGCTTTTTAATCTTAGTGCTTTCAAACTTTATTCCAAGTATCTATTTTGGTATATTTACTGCGATTGCAATGATTAGTGCAATGTTTGTAAATCTGACTTTATTGCCTAAATTAATATTAATATTTAAGCCAAAAATTTAATTTCTTTTCAATGTCTAAAAAGCATCAATTTGACATCTTAATTATCGGCACAGGTAGCGCTGGGTTAATGAGTGCACTGCAACTTTCAAGAAACCTTTCTGTTGCACTTGTTGCCAAAGACGACCTACTAGAGGGTAGCTCTTTTTATGCTCAAGGTGGTATTTCAGCGGTATTAGATGCGCATGATAATTTTGATTCCCATGTTGCTGACACACTTGCCACGGCTGCTGGTTTGGCTGAAAAAACAGCGGTAAAATTTATGGTAGAAAGCGCGCCAGCTGCCATTGCTTCATTAGAGCGCTCAGGTGTTCGCTTTACTAAAGATAGCGACCGCTACCATCTCACGACCGAGGGCGGCCACACACATAGGCGCGTGGCTCATGTTGCAGATAAAACAGGTCAGTCTATTCAGGTAAATCTCTTAGATAATGTCAAACAATGCGCCAACATTACTTTGTTTGAAAACTACATTGCCATTGATCTACTTATACAAAATAAGCAATGTTGTGGCGCCTATATTCTTAATAAGAATACTCATCAAGTTGAGAGTTTTATCGCCCATAAAACCATACTAGCTACCGGAGGCGCCTCCAAAGCTTACCTGTATACTTCTAATCCAGACACCTCAACTGGAGACGGTATTGCTATGGCCAGTCGTGCAGGTTGTGACATTATGAACATGGAATTTACTCAATTTCATCCTACTTGTCTTTATCACCCCCATGCGAAATCTTTTTTGATTTCAGAAGCCATTCGCGGAGAAGGTGGTAAATTACACTTGCCTAGTGGCGAGATGTTTATGCAAAAATATGATTCACG contains:
- a CDS encoding efflux RND transporter permease subunit; its protein translation is MNMFFNFVLKKSILGITLLLIIAGFFVSQIPNFQLDASSDSLVLEGDENLAFYQRVKKNYGSDDYLVISYQVKNDLLDPKQLTHLSKLKQDLVAIEQVKSVTSILDVPLFRSPPLSLVNLADENITIENGNANLELAANEFITSPLYANNLVSKDGKTTAILVTLKDNQRFKELRATRDQMRIQRANNTLSANDINKLKTIERQVLRNTTTQSGLQAQTIAEIRSTINNYRDKAQLFLGGLPMITTDIVSYISNDLIVFSLAVIGLMTIVLALIFRGVRWVVTPIFVSLTSALIMTGVISLLEWKVTVISSNFFSLLLVLTLSVIIHLVVHYRESAQNNPDAELEFLIKGTVQKMFKPCLFTTLTTFVAFGSFLVSGIKPVIDFGWMMSIGVAIALAISFLMFPLLMSLMPKAKIKTHKTKIGATNSLAKFTEHFGSHLIIFLIVIMGISGLGISKLTVENRFIDYFKESTEINQGLTLIDEKLGGTIPLEIIFDDLAEDYWFDEDLRAEIHEIHTYLDSLDETGKVLSIDTLMQVLTQANDGDKLNGFFLNIVRGQIPESAKKHVLYPYISEDNGQLRIVIRVLETNKNLNRNDLINKIQHHIANNLGFKEDSFHLTGMLVLYNNMLQSLFDSQIKTIAMVFAMIFLMFWFIFKSFSLSIIAIIPNIIPSTLILGVMGLFNIPLDLMTITIAAIAIGIGVDDAIHYVYRFKVEFKKDGNYLATMYRAHNSVGLAMFYTSLTITLGFLILVLSNFIPSIYFGIFTAIAMISAMFVNLTLLPKLILIFKPKI
- the nadB gene encoding L-aspartate oxidase; this translates as MSKKHQFDILIIGTGSAGLMSALQLSRNLSVALVAKDDLLEGSSFYAQGGISAVLDAHDNFDSHVADTLATAAGLAEKTAVKFMVESAPAAIASLERSGVRFTKDSDRYHLTTEGGHTHRRVAHVADKTGQSIQVNLLDNVKQCANITLFENYIAIDLLIQNKQCCGAYILNKNTHQVESFIAHKTILATGGASKAYLYTSNPDTSTGDGIAMASRAGCDIMNMEFTQFHPTCLYHPHAKSFLISEAIRGEGGKLHLPSGEMFMQKYDSRGELAPRDVVARAIDSEMKSGGLDCVYLDISFKGESWIKQHFPTIYEKCLTFGIDISKTSIPVVPAAHYTCGGIDTNLQGLTNIANLYAIGEVAHARVHGANRMASNSLLECIVFAKSCAQDINQKKLQSDHCHFDPWDASRVAPSKEKVVVTHLWDEVRLIMWNFVGIVRSDRRLNYAQHRLEQIETEVDEYYSLYLISSDLIELRNLVKTAQIIIKSALSRKESRGLHFNEDHPKQSEQAKNTII